A section of the Methanosarcina mazei S-6 genome encodes:
- a CDS encoding tetratricopeptide repeat protein, whose product MQSLYARAWYSKALALLNLKNPIGSEKNFEKALEAFDALLEITPKDTVAWQYRGNILRYLDRPDEALEAFEKALAFDPENIPARYFKGLTLGYLNLPEKALEAFRGVIERDPENAGALYYSGLALNQLWRHTEAVSALSEALKINPDNPGAWYYRGVSLYILRKCMEALEAFEKTLALEPSHAGAWEGKAKAYLSLGRRREALRACEKAIELEPSSAGAWETQGKILKGIGRREEALGAFEKSLILEPMNAENRLEKGRLLGSLGRCGEALLEFESVLQIDSSLTEAKINKGKALLAVGNYQKALDSFSKTLKEGTENSESWGGMGSCLLALGKYYEAMKAYERALALGTENSCTLSGIGEIYYELGDLTRALEFFEQALSLDIENAFAWNGKGNALCKLGKYREALEAYENLLTLDYESLPARYNKGIVLSRLKARLKNSGESLENQFQTAFKKYLELSGKLSENKIGSEGWKCRGLAFAELGEYEEAIKAFDRAAEYSPEDITPAVYKGISLICLKRYEEALVLFEQAEEIFYTNMGAEGKGDPDEEKKVEESWMMNFAMNSAGKKPILEILRNAKGFALDALGRYEDALEAFEDARKVSGNGKISFSGKGIVFAHFGKWKKAIEEFDSVLILDPENVPASVMKAFALIKLEEFGKAAEFLEKLTLKDRDSDLSLCLLGFAFSRQGELEKALRAYRKAIEANPKNIHARNGLAEIYFMIGNSTGALKELEASIAEAPDNAYSRSLKGRVELEEQECENALDSFRRALTLDTENQRLMLWDAYGRYIYAESFFDEDSARFRYALLTAAGKLEKATVCREAKDSELRAYALYFLGLFYCKVHYFRKASERLEECLKLENSRKVKQPAALLLKSIRAKKPKHAWWEWWFAPGARSFIKKTGFGIIVALIFSILLSHPAASTLPFISWPAAYISQIFYPAGENITSWALYGREYVISVLILSFLLVLPGLSSGSVENGEIEPETLTPPFPDFYIPVSVLEDFTERLEKSLFSTEPMRESIEKLGKF is encoded by the coding sequence ATGCAGTCTCTTTACGCCAGAGCCTGGTACAGCAAAGCTCTTGCTCTTTTGAATCTCAAAAATCCTATAGGGTCAGAGAAAAATTTTGAAAAAGCTCTCGAGGCTTTTGATGCCCTGCTTGAGATAACCCCTAAGGACACGGTTGCCTGGCAGTACAGGGGAAATATACTCAGATACCTTGACCGTCCTGACGAAGCCCTGGAAGCTTTTGAAAAGGCTCTTGCTTTTGACCCGGAAAACATCCCGGCCCGCTACTTTAAGGGGCTTACTCTGGGGTATTTGAACCTCCCGGAAAAAGCTCTGGAAGCATTCAGAGGAGTAATCGAAAGAGATCCTGAAAACGCAGGAGCACTCTATTACAGCGGGCTTGCTTTAAACCAGCTCTGGAGGCATACTGAGGCAGTCTCAGCTCTTTCAGAAGCTCTTAAAATAAACCCTGATAACCCCGGAGCCTGGTACTACAGGGGGGTATCTCTCTACATTCTGAGAAAATGTATGGAGGCTCTGGAAGCGTTTGAAAAAACACTGGCACTTGAGCCTTCACATGCAGGAGCATGGGAGGGAAAGGCAAAAGCGTATCTATCCCTGGGCAGGAGAAGAGAAGCTCTGAGAGCGTGTGAGAAAGCTATTGAACTTGAACCCTCTTCCGCAGGAGCATGGGAGACCCAGGGTAAAATTCTGAAAGGCATAGGAAGGAGAGAAGAAGCTCTTGGAGCTTTTGAGAAGAGCCTTATACTTGAGCCCATGAACGCAGAAAACAGGCTGGAAAAAGGCAGGCTGCTGGGGAGTCTGGGAAGATGCGGAGAAGCGCTTCTGGAGTTTGAAAGTGTTCTTCAGATAGACAGTTCCCTTACTGAGGCAAAAATCAATAAGGGAAAAGCTCTTCTGGCTGTTGGGAACTACCAGAAAGCTCTCGATTCGTTCAGTAAAACGCTCAAAGAAGGCACGGAAAATTCAGAGAGCTGGGGAGGAATGGGAAGCTGCCTCCTTGCCCTCGGGAAATATTACGAAGCTATGAAGGCTTATGAAAGAGCCCTCGCGTTAGGAACTGAAAATAGCTGTACCCTGAGCGGAATCGGGGAAATCTATTACGAGCTCGGGGATTTGACCAGAGCCCTGGAGTTTTTTGAACAGGCTCTGAGCCTCGATATTGAAAACGCTTTTGCCTGGAATGGGAAGGGAAATGCTCTCTGCAAACTCGGTAAATACAGGGAAGCCCTGGAAGCTTATGAAAACCTCCTTACTCTTGACTATGAAAGCCTGCCTGCTAGATACAATAAAGGAATTGTCCTTTCCAGGCTTAAAGCCAGACTAAAGAATTCTGGAGAATCACTTGAAAACCAGTTCCAGACCGCTTTTAAAAAATACCTTGAATTGTCAGGAAAGCTATCTGAGAATAAAATAGGCTCTGAGGGATGGAAATGCAGGGGACTTGCTTTTGCCGAACTTGGGGAATACGAAGAAGCTATTAAAGCTTTTGACAGGGCAGCAGAGTACAGCCCGGAAGATATAACTCCAGCTGTTTACAAAGGAATTTCCTTAATATGCCTTAAGAGATATGAAGAAGCTCTGGTGCTCTTTGAGCAGGCAGAAGAGATTTTTTACACAAACATGGGTGCGGAAGGAAAAGGAGATCCGGATGAAGAAAAAAAGGTAGAAGAATCCTGGATGATGAATTTTGCCATGAATTCTGCCGGCAAAAAGCCCATACTGGAAATTCTCAGGAATGCAAAAGGTTTTGCCCTTGATGCTCTTGGCAGGTACGAAGATGCCCTTGAAGCCTTTGAGGATGCCCGAAAGGTTTCGGGAAACGGAAAAATTTCGTTCTCAGGAAAAGGAATTGTTTTTGCGCACTTCGGAAAATGGAAAAAAGCAATTGAAGAATTCGATAGTGTCCTTATTTTAGATCCTGAAAATGTTCCGGCTTCTGTTATGAAAGCCTTTGCACTTATAAAGCTTGAGGAATTTGGGAAAGCTGCCGAATTTCTGGAGAAATTGACATTAAAAGACCGTGATTCTGACCTTTCCTTATGCCTGCTGGGTTTTGCCTTTTCAAGGCAGGGAGAACTGGAGAAAGCCCTTCGAGCTTACAGGAAAGCAATTGAAGCAAACCCGAAAAACATTCATGCCAGAAACGGGCTTGCAGAGATTTACTTCATGATTGGGAACAGCACAGGTGCATTAAAGGAGCTTGAAGCTTCTATTGCGGAAGCCCCTGATAATGCATATTCAAGAAGTCTAAAAGGCAGAGTAGAACTTGAAGAACAGGAATGTGAAAACGCCCTTGATTCCTTCAGGCGGGCTCTTACTCTTGATACTGAGAACCAGAGGCTTATGCTCTGGGATGCATATGGCAGGTATATATATGCAGAATCTTTTTTTGATGAAGACAGCGCACGTTTCAGGTACGCCCTTCTTACAGCTGCCGGAAAACTTGAAAAGGCAACCGTTTGCAGGGAAGCAAAAGACAGTGAATTGAGAGCTTATGCCCTTTATTTCCTCGGGCTTTTCTACTGCAAAGTCCATTACTTCCGAAAAGCTTCCGAAAGGCTCGAAGAGTGCCTGAAACTTGAAAATTCCAGAAAGGTAAAACAGCCTGCAGCCCTGCTCCTTAAAAGTATTCGCGCAAAGAAGCCAAAACACGCCTGGTGGGAATGGTGGTTTGCTCCGGGAGCGCGTTCGTTTATTAAAAAAACCGGATTCGGAATAATTGTAGCCCTTATATTCAGCATACTGCTGTCTCACCCCGCAGCTTCGACCCTGCCTTTTATATCCTGGCCTGCGGCCTATATAAGCCAGATTTTCTACCCGGCTGGGGAAAATATAACTTCGTGGGCACTTTATGGGA